In the Leptotrichia sp. oral taxon 847 genome, one interval contains:
- a CDS encoding helix-turn-helix domain-containing protein encodes MKLNEKLKKLRIENKMTQRELANKLGISIPTLQKYEYGTLKIKNEIILALCEIFKISPNVFFNDETNNILKELDEFEKKEYRKNKALLVIEKIRKDIQKKEEIEKQRQIKLSDYRTSEINEKMETFEDFYYYEESLEINQLEFKNLFPLIRFLMSYFELDIEINREMEHSPYVKIYSEKLKIKYELSTEEFEEFLTFLNDELIHNFFSLLDYRFSNEFEEEQDEEYEIIEDEEDDE; translated from the coding sequence ATGAAATTAAATGAAAAATTGAAAAAATTGAGGATTGAAAATAAAATGACACAGAGAGAATTAGCCAATAAACTGGGTATTTCTATCCCTACATTACAAAAATATGAATACGGTACACTAAAAATAAAAAATGAAATTATATTAGCATTATGTGAGATTTTTAAAATTTCGCCTAATGTATTTTTCAATGATGAGACAAATAATATATTAAAGGAATTAGACGAATTTGAAAAAAAAGAATATAGAAAAAATAAAGCATTGCTTGTCATTGAAAAAATAAGAAAAGATATACAAAAAAAGGAAGAAATAGAAAAACAAAGACAAATTAAATTATCTGATTATAGAACAAGTGAAATTAATGAAAAAATGGAAACATTTGAAGATTTTTACTACTATGAAGAAAGTTTAGAAATAAATCAATTGGAATTTAAAAATTTATTTCCACTTATACGATTTTTGATGTCTTATTTTGAGTTAGATATTGAAATTAATAGAGAAATGGAACATTCTCCATATGTAAAAATTTATAGTGAGAAACTAAAAATAAAATACGAATTGAGTACTGAAGAGTTTGAAGAATTTTTAACTTTTTTAAATGATGAATTAATACACAATTTCTTTAGTTTATTAGATTATCGTTTTTCCAATGAATTTGAAGAAGAACAAGATGAAGAATATGAAATAATTGAAGATGAAGAAGATGATGAGTGA
- a CDS encoding XRE family transcriptional regulator translates to MRKNLLKSKMSLHGDNNKTLAHKLKITPSAFSRKINGNSNFTIEEMKFIRKEYELSDVEFLDIFFNN, encoded by the coding sequence ATGAGAAAAAATCTTTTAAAATCAAAAATGAGTTTACACGGAGATAACAATAAAACATTGGCACATAAACTAAAAATAACTCCTTCAGCATTTTCACGAAAAATCAATGGAAATAGTAATTTTACTATTGAGGAAATGAAGTTTATTAGGAAAGAGTATGAGTTGAGTGATGTTGAATTTTTGGATATTTTTTTTAACAATTAA
- a CDS encoding SH3 domain-containing protein: protein MQEKNNQTTIKILIGIIIGLSVFILLGGIFYIFNMKSKLTKLEKNQMEQLKKQMESQNMASIQSVPNIQQIRKSTTNSVTPRNTNPKISSKKKFSIYITKSTSGPINVREKATMNSKIIAELPDNINLKFIHSNGNWYYVSYNVNGYKEYGYINKSQLINANSKKDKFNQNKQNENQKVKINNEILEKCKDYAMYSNYSDY from the coding sequence ATGCAAGAAAAAAATAATCAAACCACAATTAAAATTCTGATAGGAATAATTATTGGATTATCTGTATTTATTTTACTTGGTGGAATATTTTATATCTTTAATATGAAAAGTAAATTAACAAAATTAGAAAAAAATCAAATGGAACAGTTAAAAAAGCAAATGGAAAGTCAAAATATGGCTTCTATTCAGTCAGTACCTAATATACAACAAATACGGAAATCTACAACTAATTCAGTAACTCCCAGAAATACTAATCCCAAAATTTCATCAAAGAAAAAATTCTCAATATATATAACAAAATCAACTTCTGGGCCTATAAATGTAAGAGAAAAAGCAACAATGAATTCTAAAATTATAGCAGAATTGCCTGATAATATAAATTTAAAATTTATTCATAGTAATGGAAATTGGTATTATGTTTCTTACAATGTAAATGGATATAAAGAATATGGATATATTAATAAAAGTCAATTAATCAATGCAAATTCAAAAAAAGATAAATTTAATCAGAATAAACAAAATGAAAACCAAAAAGTTAAAATAAATAATGAAATATTAGAGAAATGTAAAGATTATGCAATGTATTCAAACTATTCTGATTATTAA